In a single window of the Prevotella melaninogenica genome:
- a CDS encoding zinc-dependent metalloprotease, with amino-acid sequence MKSVHVTILAVGFFSLSLSAQAFPFFKKKKKKATTTTSVVKKDAYERILTEEKTDSAKGPFVSFYRTGEKLLMELPPSSIGRDMLIGATISSVSSPQFAEVGTRAGSVSHVRFVEKDSSIVMQAINSELLDALPTDKAKQAQATNYRNLDFYSFPIKARNKKTGGILFDVSSFFLRESKYFPVIAKVAGPYRVDADLKPEWIKVTSLKSFANNACISMERNYVTNMSGNSGNVAISNHPVSVGVQFTLALLPEDKMIPRLSDTRLGYFLTPKSIVNDSLIDHASFINRWRLEPKDPAAYFAGQLSEPVKPIVFYIDNAFPEKWKPAIRQAVLRWNKAFERIGFKNVMQAVDFPTNDPNFDPDNFLYSTIRYLPTATENAMGPSWVDPRTGEIITATVLVYNDVVNVINSWRFIQTSQIDPAARTLDMPDSLLLPSLEYIVTHEVGHTLGLMHNMASSAAIPTDSLRSASFTQKYGTTASIMDYARFNYVAQPTDKGVSLTPPELGVYDNYAIEWGYRVFPNSKTFRDDVKPLMALVESHAHDPMYRYVLQQSRYRYDPTAIEEDLGDDAVKSSTYGLKNLEYILSHFDEWIPDGADGTRKAKLYRQIVSQAYGYVRNVYPIIGGIKLNQSTESSGIPRYEVMPKEKQRAAAMWLLQEARKFGKRGVESIENRLPQINSHPYKTLAGGIQEMALSATARLALSYYADSTSYSPLEYCEDTYNNVWAKTIAGDENLDDDDIAMQQLYVERLKANIVEVRQVGKVRSLRDDMQDVAFLGFGVGYGEPETMWTETIDRTAEYVFHYAQKLQKLLEERIKTTKDTTVKAQYELMYARVQRYMND; translated from the coding sequence ATGAAATCGGTTCATGTAACCATACTGGCAGTGGGATTCTTCAGTCTTTCACTGTCAGCACAGGCTTTCCCTTTCTTTAAGAAGAAGAAAAAGAAGGCTACAACCACTACCTCTGTGGTGAAGAAAGATGCCTATGAGCGTATTCTAACCGAAGAGAAGACGGATTCTGCAAAGGGACCATTTGTTTCGTTCTATAGAACAGGTGAGAAACTCCTCATGGAGTTGCCACCTTCTTCTATCGGTCGTGATATGCTTATTGGTGCAACGATTTCATCTGTATCAAGCCCACAGTTTGCAGAGGTAGGTACTCGTGCTGGTTCTGTTTCACACGTTCGTTTTGTAGAGAAAGATAGCTCTATCGTTATGCAGGCAATCAATTCAGAGTTGCTCGATGCACTACCAACGGACAAGGCAAAGCAGGCACAGGCTACGAACTATCGTAACCTTGACTTCTATAGCTTTCCTATCAAGGCAAGAAACAAGAAGACTGGTGGTATTCTTTTTGATGTTTCCTCTTTCTTCTTGAGAGAGAGCAAGTACTTCCCAGTTATCGCAAAGGTAGCTGGTCCATATCGTGTGGATGCTGACTTAAAGCCAGAGTGGATTAAGGTAACTTCTTTGAAGTCGTTTGCAAACAATGCTTGTATCTCGATGGAGCGCAACTATGTTACCAACATGAGTGGTAATAGTGGCAATGTTGCTATTAGTAATCATCCAGTTTCTGTTGGTGTACAGTTTACTTTGGCTCTCTTACCAGAGGATAAGATGATTCCTCGTCTAAGTGATACTCGTCTTGGCTACTTCCTTACACCGAAGTCTATCGTCAATGACAGTCTTATCGACCATGCAAGCTTTATCAATCGTTGGCGTTTAGAGCCTAAGGATCCAGCAGCTTACTTTGCTGGTCAACTTAGCGAGCCTGTAAAACCTATTGTGTTCTATATCGATAATGCGTTCCCTGAAAAGTGGAAGCCTGCGATAAGACAAGCTGTTCTAAGATGGAATAAGGCTTTCGAGCGTATCGGTTTCAAGAATGTGATGCAGGCTGTGGACTTCCCAACCAATGATCCTAATTTCGATCCAGATAACTTCTTGTATTCTACTATTCGTTATCTACCTACTGCGACAGAGAATGCAATGGGTCCTTCATGGGTTGATCCACGTACAGGTGAGATTATCACAGCGACCGTATTGGTTTATAATGACGTTGTGAATGTTATCAATAGCTGGCGATTTATTCAGACATCACAGATTGATCCTGCTGCACGTACATTGGATATGCCTGACAGTCTTTTGCTACCATCACTCGAATACATTGTGACACATGAGGTAGGACATACACTCGGCTTGATGCACAATATGGCTTCATCGGCTGCAATCCCAACTGATTCGCTTCGTTCTGCAAGCTTTACACAGAAGTATGGTACAACAGCATCTATTATGGACTATGCTCGTTTCAACTATGTTGCACAGCCAACAGACAAGGGCGTGTCACTGACTCCTCCTGAGTTGGGTGTCTATGATAACTATGCTATCGAGTGGGGATATCGTGTTTTCCCTAACTCAAAGACTTTCCGAGATGACGTGAAGCCATTGATGGCACTCGTAGAGTCTCATGCGCACGATCCAATGTATCGTTACGTACTTCAGCAATCACGCTATCGTTATGACCCAACTGCCATTGAGGAGGACCTCGGTGACGATGCTGTGAAGTCAAGTACATACGGCCTTAAGAACCTTGAGTATATTCTCAGTCACTTCGATGAGTGGATTCCGGATGGTGCTGATGGCACCCGTAAGGCAAAACTCTATCGTCAGATTGTCTCACAGGCATACGGTTACGTTCGTAATGTTTATCCTATCATTGGCGGTATCAAACTGAATCAGAGTACTGAGTCTTCAGGCATACCTCGTTATGAGGTGATGCCTAAGGAGAAACAACGTGCTGCTGCGATGTGGTTGTTACAGGAAGCACGCAAGTTTGGCAAGCGTGGTGTTGAGAGTATCGAGAATCGTCTACCTCAGATTAACTCTCATCCTTACAAGACATTGGCAGGTGGTATTCAGGAAATGGCTCTTTCTGCAACCGCGCGTTTAGCATTGAGCTATTATGCTGACTCTACTTCTTATTCTCCATTGGAGTATTGCGAAGACACGTATAATAATGTTTGGGCTAAGACAATCGCTGGTGATGAGAATCTTGACGATGATGATATCGCCATGCAGCAACTCTATGTTGAACGTTTGAAGGCTAACATTGTTGAGGTTAGACAGGTTGGTAAGGTGCGTAGCTTGCGTGATGACATGCAGGATGTGGCTTTCCTTGGCTTTGGTGTTGGTTATGGTGAACCAGAGACGATGTGGACAGAGACCATCGACCGCACAGCTGAATATGTGTTCCACTATGCACAGAAACTGCAGAAACTACTTGAGGAGCGCATTAAGACAACGAAGGATACGACCGTTAAAGCTCAGTATGAGTTGATGTATGCACGTGTCCAGCGTTATATGAATGATTAA
- a CDS encoding zinc-dependent metalloprotease, with product MIRMNFSFKNSVLGGALLLLLVLQSTVAKADDDKSKSKPKKETKYDRLFKDRKTETARSMFITVHKLDNKIYFELPRTLLKKQMMLGGAITSTTDASTVTVGSTSSNPVLFYFDIQDSSVVMKTPNNVLFKENANSADLDAALALNYRDGIWQGFNIMAYNNDSSAVVFDVTSLMGKPNNLISVMPTKNGNYSIKATPKSELSFIRGIKSFDTNVIVNNDFTYGVSTSLMSMPIGGERPTTVGVSYSVALVSESAMRPRIMDSRIGVNYSARLGIPQEGTGTKRIFFSHRWNLVPKDKKAYAKGKLTQPANPIRFYLDDTFPEAWKQPIREGVLEWNKAFEKIGFKNAIEVVDFPQKQGDFDPDNIQYSCIRYIPSGSSSAPKSDIHVNPNTGEIVAASMFIYSDVEKLLHKWRLIETGAVDPSVRSNRLSAAKFAEGLKMLVTKETGSMLGLLDNLGASATYSTDSLRNARFTTTMGLAPSVMDDVHYNYVAQPTDNGVRLAPTGLGMYDYFTIDWNYRYFDTDNVSINEEKNTLEAFVDKKVTNPRLRYYAERNAKWDPRLVAGALGNDMIASANLANKNYTIVENNLSKWIRNDEDTRIKEQLYLQISQNRYSLFKQVLSNVGGMYLNNMKISAGVPQYQVVSKDLQRRSLLWCLQEAMSFKKYANRDFERKGYLAVSYYDQSLEFMGYDLMAARMRVAITSYLNPNSYTQKEYFDDMYNTLFKSVAEMRAPSQGERVLQRAFMSQAQSVVSKATGNGGSGGGSGSSMALKGDDLGATPGFGDPSQNLAPAVDITLADNSELYFYNCLLKLRTALEKCLKANLPLEARTHYEMMLFKINKTMEVKK from the coding sequence ATGATAAGAATGAATTTCTCATTTAAGAACTCTGTACTTGGAGGGGCATTATTGCTCCTCCTTGTATTGCAAAGTACTGTTGCAAAAGCTGATGATGACAAGTCAAAGTCTAAACCAAAGAAGGAGACGAAGTATGACCGCCTCTTCAAGGATAGAAAGACAGAGACAGCACGCAGTATGTTTATTACTGTTCATAAGCTTGACAACAAGATTTATTTTGAGTTGCCACGTACTTTGTTGAAGAAGCAAATGATGCTTGGTGGAGCGATTACCTCAACAACCGACGCATCTACAGTTACTGTTGGTTCAACAAGTTCTAATCCTGTGTTGTTCTATTTTGACATACAGGATAGCTCTGTGGTGATGAAGACTCCAAACAATGTTCTTTTCAAGGAGAATGCAAACTCTGCTGACCTTGATGCGGCATTGGCTCTGAACTATCGTGATGGTATTTGGCAGGGCTTTAACATTATGGCTTATAACAACGACAGCTCTGCAGTTGTCTTTGATGTAACCTCTTTGATGGGTAAGCCAAATAACCTCATTTCTGTTATGCCTACAAAGAATGGTAACTATAGCATCAAGGCTACTCCAAAGTCTGAACTTTCGTTCATTCGCGGCATAAAGAGTTTTGATACAAACGTTATTGTTAATAATGACTTCACTTATGGTGTGTCTACTTCTTTGATGTCTATGCCTATCGGTGGCGAGCGTCCTACAACTGTTGGTGTTAGTTATAGCGTAGCGCTTGTGTCAGAGTCTGCAATGCGTCCACGTATTATGGACTCACGCATCGGTGTGAATTATTCTGCTCGTTTGGGTATACCACAGGAGGGAACTGGTACAAAGCGTATCTTCTTCTCTCATCGTTGGAACCTTGTACCAAAGGATAAGAAGGCTTATGCAAAGGGTAAGTTGACTCAGCCTGCTAATCCAATCCGTTTCTATTTGGATGATACCTTCCCTGAGGCATGGAAACAGCCAATCCGTGAGGGTGTTCTTGAGTGGAACAAGGCTTTTGAAAAGATAGGTTTTAAGAATGCTATTGAAGTAGTTGACTTCCCACAGAAGCAGGGCGATTTTGACCCAGACAACATTCAGTATTCTTGTATTCGCTATATACCAAGTGGTTCTTCATCTGCTCCAAAGAGTGATATCCATGTCAATCCTAATACAGGTGAGATTGTGGCAGCTTCTATGTTCATCTATTCTGATGTAGAGAAGTTGTTACATAAGTGGCGTTTGATTGAAACAGGTGCTGTTGACCCATCAGTACGTAGCAATCGTTTGTCAGCTGCTAAGTTTGCTGAGGGCTTGAAGATGTTGGTTACAAAGGAAACTGGTAGTATGTTAGGACTCTTGGATAACCTTGGTGCTTCAGCTACTTATTCTACTGACTCTTTGCGTAATGCGCGTTTTACCACAACAATGGGACTTGCTCCTTCTGTTATGGATGACGTTCATTATAACTATGTTGCACAGCCAACAGATAATGGTGTACGCCTTGCTCCAACAGGACTTGGTATGTACGACTACTTTACAATTGATTGGAACTATCGTTACTTTGATACTGACAATGTTTCAATCAATGAGGAAAAGAATACACTTGAGGCATTTGTTGACAAGAAGGTAACAAACCCACGTCTTCGTTATTATGCTGAGCGCAATGCTAAGTGGGACCCACGCCTTGTAGCTGGTGCACTTGGTAACGATATGATTGCGAGTGCAAACCTTGCAAATAAGAACTATACTATTGTTGAGAACAATCTCTCTAAGTGGATTAGGAACGATGAGGACACTCGTATCAAGGAGCAATTGTATCTTCAGATCTCACAGAATCGTTACTCTTTGTTTAAGCAGGTGTTGAGTAATGTTGGTGGTATGTATCTCAACAATATGAAGATTTCAGCAGGAGTACCACAGTATCAGGTTGTTTCTAAGGATCTTCAGCGTCGTTCACTCTTGTGGTGTTTGCAGGAGGCGATGAGCTTCAAGAAGTATGCTAACCGTGACTTCGAGCGTAAGGGTTACTTGGCAGTAAGCTATTATGACCAGAGTTTGGAGTTTATGGGTTACGATTTGATGGCAGCACGTATGCGTGTAGCTATCACTTCTTACTTGAACCCAAACAGTTACACACAGAAGGAGTACTTTGATGATATGTACAATACGCTCTTTAAGAGTGTTGCTGAGATGCGCGCACCTTCTCAGGGCGAGCGTGTTTTGCAGCGTGCATTTATGAGTCAGGCACAGAGTGTTGTCTCTAAGGCTACTGGTAACGGTGGCTCAGGTGGTGGCTCTGGTTCAAGTATGGCTTTGAAGGGTGATGACCTCGGTGCTACTCCGGGCTTTGGTGACCCTTCTCAGAATCTTGCTCCAGCTGTTGATATCACCCTCGCAGACAATTCAGAGCTTTACTTCTACAACTGTCTTTTGAAGTTGAGAACTGCTTTGGAGAAGTGTTTGAAGGCTAATTTGCCACTTGAAGCGCGTACACACTACGAGATGATGCTCTTCAAAATCAATAAGACAATGGAGGTGAAGAAATGA
- the trxA gene encoding thioredoxin: MEVVITNENLETYKNGELPLVVDLWATWCGPCKMIGPIISELAEEYDGKIVVGKCDVEENDDVAIDFGVRNIPTILFFKGGQLVDKFVGAASKDVLKEKFDALL; encoded by the coding sequence ATGGAAGTAGTAATTACTAACGAGAATTTAGAGACTTACAAGAATGGTGAATTACCATTGGTAGTTGATTTGTGGGCAACATGGTGTGGCCCTTGTAAGATGATTGGTCCTATCATCTCAGAACTCGCTGAAGAGTACGATGGTAAGATTGTTGTAGGCAAGTGTGATGTTGAGGAGAATGATGACGTAGCCATTGACTTCGGTGTACGTAACATCCCAACCATCCTCTTCTTTAAGGGTGGTCAGTTGGTAGACAAGTTTGTTGGTGCAGCTTCAAAGGACGTTCTCAAAGAGAAGTTCGACGCTCTGCTCTAA
- a CDS encoding DUF6140 family protein — protein MAHFIIRTKHTKNVNGIRIEPGMQVEVITQSMSNPVTTNGGQPVIDAFHRIYGIDIKKAGCLNTTELEVIKI, from the coding sequence ATGGCACATTTTATTATTAGGACCAAGCATACAAAAAATGTAAATGGTATTCGCATAGAACCAGGTATGCAAGTAGAAGTAATTACACAAAGTATGAGCAATCCTGTTACCACAAATGGAGGACAGCCTGTAATTGATGCATTCCACCGCATTTATGGTATTGATATCAAAAAGGCTGGATGCCTGAACACCACAGAATTAGAGGTAATAAAAATATAG
- a CDS encoding outer membrane beta-barrel family protein, giving the protein MEKLLLILLLFCTGLRANAQSVSGKVLDENKKPIPYANVIILSAKDSTFIVGTTTADDGSFNFKEVTLGNILKASFVGHEPFTTVLSNQDNLTIVLKEDAKMMKEVVVKGNAPLHKMTTEGIQTNIENTILSKLGTCEDVLAHVPGLTKKKDGYEVFGKGTPIIYINGRQMRDATELERLKSSDIKSVEVISNPGSKYNAAVRAVVKIRTKKAVGDGFGFDVRSAYYQSENVDLSEQLNWKYRHKHLELFGAHGYSLNNSLEHSEITTIVHADTLWKQDFTLKVPEKNSIFKNTIGADYQLNDSNSVGIKYMLNFPHDFPKSVFLSSDVKANGTFYDHINTFATRKQSHRPSQFINLYYVGKIGKMDIDFNADYLYNKKGDHTTYREESRNKVSRTVTSDNQERNRLIASKLTLGYPVLGGNLSVGAEYTYTNRNDTYSNPENYVPSSSAQLKESNIAPFMEYKHMLSFCQLTAGLRWEAVRFNYYENGQHIANQSRSFSNLFPSISAATQIGDLQMQLSYAARTRRPSYSQLSNNVTYANRFLMQSGNPLLQHEYIHEISLGAMWKFIQFGISYNDRRHAIVFWSEQDSHNSAITRLTNTNLPSIKTVSTQLAFSPTIGIWTPEFTALMKKQWLTLHTSTKTYKLNKPIWQFSFNNNFDFGKGWLLSMESYYIKRGDAEIGAIVRNSGSVDISLTKSFLKDRLALRIGGTDLFHTQKEGGIGYTESMETQQISTYDSRQFVLTVTYKFNTSRSKYKGTGAGQAEKNRL; this is encoded by the coding sequence ATGGAAAAACTATTACTTATCCTCCTTCTGTTCTGCACTGGACTTCGAGCTAATGCACAATCCGTATCAGGAAAGGTACTTGATGAAAACAAGAAGCCTATCCCCTACGCAAATGTCATTATTCTTTCAGCCAAGGATTCTACCTTCATTGTGGGTACAACAACCGCTGATGATGGTAGTTTCAACTTCAAGGAGGTTACATTAGGTAATATCCTTAAAGCCTCCTTCGTAGGTCATGAACCCTTCACTACGGTTCTTTCCAACCAAGACAACCTGACCATCGTTCTGAAAGAAGATGCAAAAATGATGAAAGAGGTAGTTGTCAAAGGCAATGCTCCCCTACACAAGATGACAACTGAGGGCATACAAACGAACATAGAAAACACCATACTGAGCAAGCTCGGTACTTGTGAGGATGTTCTTGCACATGTCCCGGGACTGACGAAGAAGAAAGATGGCTATGAAGTCTTTGGTAAAGGTACACCTATCATCTATATTAACGGTCGTCAGATGCGTGATGCGACAGAGCTTGAACGCCTAAAGTCAAGCGATATCAAGAGCGTTGAGGTAATAAGCAACCCTGGAAGCAAATATAATGCAGCAGTAAGAGCAGTCGTAAAGATACGCACAAAGAAGGCTGTTGGCGACGGCTTTGGCTTCGATGTACGCTCTGCCTACTACCAGTCGGAGAATGTAGACCTCTCAGAACAGCTTAACTGGAAATACCGCCATAAGCATCTGGAACTCTTTGGTGCGCATGGCTATTCACTTAACAACAGCCTCGAACACAGCGAAATAACCACAATTGTTCACGCTGACACTCTTTGGAAGCAGGACTTCACGCTAAAAGTCCCCGAAAAGAATTCTATCTTCAAAAATACTATAGGAGCAGACTATCAGCTAAATGATAGTAATTCTGTCGGTATCAAATACATGCTTAACTTCCCTCATGACTTCCCCAAATCTGTTTTTCTTAGTAGTGATGTAAAGGCAAACGGGACTTTCTACGACCATATTAACACCTTTGCAACACGCAAGCAATCCCATCGTCCTTCCCAATTCATTAATCTCTACTATGTTGGAAAGATAGGAAAGATGGATATAGACTTCAATGCTGATTATCTTTACAACAAGAAAGGTGACCATACTACCTATCGAGAAGAAAGTCGCAACAAGGTCAGTCGCACCGTAACTTCCGACAACCAAGAGCGTAATAGGCTCATTGCTTCTAAGCTAACCTTGGGTTATCCCGTTTTAGGAGGTAATCTGTCAGTGGGTGCAGAATATACCTATACGAACCGCAATGACACGTATAGCAATCCTGAAAACTATGTCCCAAGCTCATCCGCACAGCTAAAGGAGTCGAATATAGCCCCTTTCATGGAATACAAACACATGCTATCATTCTGTCAGTTGACAGCTGGTCTGCGATGGGAGGCGGTACGCTTCAACTATTATGAGAACGGACAGCACATTGCTAATCAAAGTCGTTCGTTCAGCAACCTATTTCCAAGCATCTCTGCAGCTACACAGATAGGAGACCTACAGATGCAATTGAGTTATGCAGCAAGGACACGTCGCCCTTCTTATAGTCAGTTAAGCAATAACGTTACATACGCCAATCGTTTCTTGATGCAGTCGGGTAACCCACTACTTCAGCACGAATATATCCACGAGATAAGCTTAGGAGCTATGTGGAAGTTCATCCAATTTGGCATCTCTTACAATGACCGTCGCCACGCCATCGTCTTCTGGAGCGAACAAGACAGCCATAACTCAGCTATCACACGTCTTACCAACACGAATCTTCCAAGCATCAAGACGGTATCTACTCAATTAGCTTTTTCGCCAACAATCGGTATCTGGACACCTGAATTCACGGCATTAATGAAGAAGCAATGGCTCACATTACATACGAGTACAAAGACTTATAAACTGAACAAGCCAATCTGGCAATTCAGCTTCAACAACAACTTTGACTTTGGAAAAGGTTGGTTGTTGTCAATGGAGTCATACTACATCAAGAGAGGTGATGCTGAAATTGGAGCCATTGTACGAAACTCAGGAAGCGTCGACATCAGTCTTACCAAATCCTTCCTAAAGGATAGACTTGCACTTCGCATTGGTGGAACAGACTTATTCCATACCCAAAAAGAAGGAGGAATTGGCTACACAGAGTCAATGGAGACGCAACAGATTAGTACATACGACAGCCGTCAATTTGTTCTAACTGTCACCTATAAGTTCAATACTTCACGAAGCAAATACAAGGGCACAGGTGCCGGACAGGCTGAAAAGAACAGATTATAG
- a CDS encoding PKD-like domain-containing protein codes for MVKKYLYILAATALTFSSCIKDDSTEGGDGVSVISLQTPLNSSYTLNQGDTLKITPTVLQSNGKQKLTYEWEINHKLVSSDTALVYPIQSSGTYAGRLRLSNGQNIQIYEFNVNVEYAYTKGVYLLAENNSKAILSYVPTEDVDKSFHLDVLAPNNPNINFGTPCSMAWNKTIGGQANNVLIIAAGNPSTLYQLDGYEMLSLFQTPVGEKVIQVEANSDPGSPKTMAITKNNLYSLGLNTTNLISQTSRFTSSTGGSVTFANCMTPWWRDDLFYAHGDAYFDNARGSLLAMAIENTSVPAEILKGTFTGDTLVGMGSVNKQRNLALITNQTSTGMFYFTYIFPGYYSSTADKRIAANVLYRVAMPSTSGIANGSVVRSARSKNIVYYTNGNAVYAHNVLANSNFPTAALFTVGNSSETIVDMAFSDDDNLIYVATNDASASMPGSLYCYDTQTNSLRWSKQNITGRIVKALFRNK; via the coding sequence ATGGTAAAGAAATATTTATATATCTTAGCTGCTACAGCTCTTACCTTCTCTTCTTGTATTAAGGATGATTCAACAGAAGGAGGCGATGGAGTATCTGTAATCAGTTTGCAGACACCTTTGAACAGCAGCTACACGCTCAATCAGGGTGATACATTGAAGATTACTCCAACAGTATTGCAGAGCAATGGAAAGCAGAAGCTCACTTACGAATGGGAGATTAATCATAAGTTGGTTTCAAGTGATACTGCACTTGTTTATCCTATTCAGAGTTCTGGTACCTATGCTGGACGTCTTCGTCTAAGCAATGGTCAAAATATTCAGATTTATGAGTTCAATGTGAATGTTGAGTATGCTTATACAAAGGGTGTTTATCTCTTGGCTGAAAACAACAGCAAGGCTATCCTTTCATACGTACCAACAGAGGATGTTGATAAGAGCTTCCACCTTGACGTATTGGCTCCAAACAACCCTAACATTAACTTTGGAACACCTTGCTCAATGGCATGGAATAAGACTATCGGTGGTCAGGCAAATAATGTTCTCATTATTGCAGCAGGCAATCCATCAACACTTTATCAGCTTGATGGCTATGAGATGTTGTCACTCTTCCAGACTCCAGTTGGTGAGAAGGTGATACAGGTAGAGGCTAACTCTGATCCAGGTTCACCAAAGACAATGGCTATCACAAAGAATAACTTGTATTCATTGGGTCTGAACACAACCAACTTGATTTCACAGACTTCACGTTTCACAAGTTCTACTGGTGGTTCAGTTACATTTGCAAACTGCATGACTCCATGGTGGAGAGATGACCTCTTCTATGCACATGGCGATGCTTACTTTGACAATGCACGTGGTTCTTTGTTGGCAATGGCTATTGAGAATACATCTGTTCCAGCAGAAATCTTGAAGGGAACCTTCACTGGTGATACATTGGTAGGTATGGGTAGTGTTAACAAGCAGCGTAACCTTGCTTTGATTACTAATCAGACAAGCACTGGTATGTTCTACTTTACATATATCTTCCCAGGCTATTACTCTTCAACAGCAGATAAGAGAATTGCAGCTAATGTACTTTATCGTGTTGCAATGCCTTCTACCTCAGGTATCGCTAACGGTTCTGTAGTACGCTCTGCTCGCAGCAAGAACATTGTTTATTACACCAATGGCAATGCTGTCTATGCACATAACGTACTTGCAAATAGTAACTTCCCAACTGCAGCACTGTTCACAGTGGGTAACAGTTCTGAGACAATTGTCGATATGGCTTTCTCAGATGATGATAATCTCATTTATGTTGCTACAAATGATGCTTCGGCTTCTATGCCAGGTAGTCTTTACTGTTATGATACACAGACTAACTCACTGCGCTGGTCTAAGCAGAATATTACAGGACGCATTGTGAAGGCATTATTCAGAAATAAATAA